From the Dehalococcoidia bacterium genome, one window contains:
- a CDS encoding GNAT family N-acetyltransferase: protein MIIRQITHDDIPRLIEIGLMCHQESEYNVMSYSANKCIALCERIIAEPQMLGMVTVKDGVITGVLVAAAIPAYFSDEITASDLLVYVLPEHRGSRAFYLLCLSYVGWARTKGSRLIFLRNTTGIEADKVGRLYERMGFSKVGGIYRMEA, encoded by the coding sequence TTGATAATTAGACAAATCACGCATGACGATATACCGAGGCTCATTGAGATAGGTCTCATGTGCCATCAGGAGAGCGAGTACAACGTCATGTCGTACAGCGCAAACAAATGTATTGCCCTGTGTGAGCGCATCATTGCAGAGCCTCAGATGCTCGGCATGGTGACGGTCAAGGATGGTGTGATAACGGGCGTACTTGTAGCCGCAGCGATCCCCGCGTATTTCAGCGACGAGATCACGGCGAGCGATCTGCTGGTGTATGTCCTGCCTGAGCACAGGGGATCACGGGCGTTTTACCTGCTCTGCCTGTCCTATGTCGGATGGGCGCGGACAAAAGGATCACGGTTGATATTTCTACGCAATACCACAGGCATCGAAGCCGACAAGGTGGGGCGCCTGTATGAGCGTATGGGGTTCAGTAAGGTAGGCGGTATCTACCGCATGGAGGCATAG
- a CDS encoding phage terminase large subunit family protein, translating into MRQCLSDNDPWLWAHYNGIRLQSGPFTPIGHEYQVEPMQSTSKKMAAMKGAQLGWTQLEIIRVLHGQIHGLYPSGVLYLFPTSDDVSDFAKSRFNPLIADNPGSIGQYIQSTDSTNIKRIGTGMLYLRGARSTQKIEGIKKDASKLRSIPVDKVVFDEVDLMDPDMVQMALERFSHSEVQEESYLSTPTIPDFGIDKLYQASDRRIWVIECQSCGRECCLELDFPECVKYHGKHAYRACVKCGEEIYPSDGRWVAQSPNADYEGYWISQLNSIYVDPGKILKLFLDPPNGNLQEIYNSKLGMAYIDAQNRLTRQDVYACCGSDAIATSSKRTCSMGVDVGKVLHVLIGYPEGGKFRLLYAGRVGEFSDLHDLAIKFNVQCAVLDMEPETRKAREFQAAEKYKVYLCDYAENQKVSKRQDDQTGIVVVRRTEICDSTHNLFSKQIVILPRRCPEIEEYALEVSNIAKVLEEDQVSGSKKYTYRKLGPDHYRHATNYFWLACQDPKVVADNRPDKVRGRKTNQAAEWSPFDN; encoded by the coding sequence TGGTTGTGGGCGCATTACAACGGTATCAGGCTGCAATCGGGGCCGTTCACGCCTATCGGTCACGAGTACCAGGTTGAGCCGATGCAGTCCACGTCCAAAAAAATGGCCGCCATGAAGGGCGCACAGCTCGGCTGGACGCAGTTAGAGATCATCCGCGTATTGCACGGACAGATCCATGGCCTGTATCCCTCGGGTGTGTTGTACCTGTTTCCTACGAGCGACGATGTAAGTGATTTTGCCAAATCACGGTTTAACCCCCTCATTGCCGACAATCCGGGCAGCATCGGGCAGTATATCCAGTCTACCGACTCCACCAATATCAAGCGCATAGGTACGGGGATGCTGTATCTACGTGGGGCGCGATCAACGCAAAAGATCGAGGGCATAAAAAAAGATGCCTCCAAGCTCAGGTCAATCCCGGTCGACAAGGTTGTTTTCGACGAGGTTGATCTGATGGACCCGGATATGGTGCAGATGGCGCTGGAACGGTTTAGCCACAGTGAGGTGCAGGAGGAGTCCTATCTCTCCACGCCTACGATCCCCGATTTTGGCATTGACAAGCTCTACCAGGCCTCAGACCGCCGTATATGGGTGATCGAGTGTCAGTCATGCGGGCGCGAGTGCTGCTTAGAGCTGGATTTCCCGGAGTGCGTCAAGTACCACGGCAAGCACGCCTATCGTGCCTGTGTCAAGTGCGGTGAGGAGATATATCCGTCAGACGGCAGGTGGGTTGCACAATCACCAAACGCAGACTATGAGGGCTACTGGATCAGCCAGCTCAACAGCATCTATGTCGACCCCGGCAAGATCCTCAAGCTGTTCCTCGATCCTCCAAACGGTAATCTCCAGGAGATATATAACTCCAAGCTCGGTATGGCCTATATCGACGCGCAAAACAGGCTGACCAGGCAGGATGTGTACGCCTGCTGTGGCAGTGATGCCATCGCAACATCATCCAAGCGGACATGCTCGATGGGCGTCGATGTCGGCAAGGTACTCCACGTGCTTATTGGCTATCCTGAGGGCGGCAAGTTCCGCCTTCTCTACGCGGGCAGGGTGGGCGAGTTTTCAGACCTGCATGACCTTGCCATCAAGTTCAACGTGCAGTGTGCGGTCCTTGACATGGAGCCTGAGACACGCAAGGCAAGGGAGTTTCAGGCAGCCGAAAAGTACAAGGTTTACCTGTGCGACTACGCGGAAAACCAAAAGGTATCGAAAAGGCAGGACGATCAGACGGGTATTGTCGTAGTCCGCCGTACAGAGATATGCGACAGCACGCACAACCTGTTTTCCAAACAGATTGTCATATTGCCGCGGCGCTGTCCTGAGATTGAGGAGTATGCCCTTGAAGTCAGCAACATCGCCAAGGTGCTCGAAGAGGATCAGGTTTCAGGCAGCAAGAAATATACCTATCGTAAGCTGGGACCGGACCACTACCGGCACGCAACTAACTATTTCTGGCTGGCCTGTCAGGACCCGAAGGTCGTGGCCGACAACAGACCGGACAAGGTGCGCGGCAGAAAGACCAACCAGGCCGCTGAATGGAGTCCCTTTGATAATTAG